The following proteins are co-located in the Tripterygium wilfordii isolate XIE 37 chromosome 2, ASM1340144v1, whole genome shotgun sequence genome:
- the LOC120013928 gene encoding VQ motif-containing protein 31-like encodes MFMEKPTIQDAGSCKPLTTFVQTDTVAFREVVQRLTGPSEGDAAQGAATKATGIKRQTSKLHERRQYMRPKLEIVKPSVNFKPLSSPSRSGNAGFLPSPVGTPSTIFSKLSIQEEENKIASAVADLNGEEEDKAIKERQFYLHPSPRSRPGYTEPELLPLFPLTSPQTSEKR; translated from the coding sequence ATGTTCATGGAGAAGCCAACGATCCAAGACGCTGGCAGTTGTAAACCCTTAACCACCTTTGTGCAAACAGACACAGTTGCTTTCCGAGAGGTCGTACAGCGATTAACAGGACCATCAGAGGGTGATGCAGCGCAAGGGGCAGCGACAAAAGCTACTGGCATTAAGAGACAAACCTCCAAACTCCATGAAAGAAGGCAATATATGAGGCCAAAGCTTGAGATAGTCAAACCCTCTGTCAATTTTAAGCCTCTCAGTTCTCCAAGCAGATCAGGGAATGCTGGTTTCCTCCCAAGTCCTGTAGGCACCCCATCCACAATTTTCTCAAAACTGTCCATACAAgaagaggaaaacaaaatcgCGTCAGCAGTTGCAGATTTAAATGGTGAGGAAGAAGATAAAGCCATCAAAGAGAGGCAATTTTATTTGCATCCATCACCTCGATCTAGACCAGGATACACTGAACCCGAGTTACTTCCCTTGTTTCCATTAACATCTCCCCAAACAAGTGAAAAACGATGA